From the genome of Bacteroides sp. MSB163, one region includes:
- a CDS encoding tyrosine-type recombinase/integrase translates to MATFKTCVQKQRKDGFYPVYIRVTHNRKSAYIKTDKLIDSKGLSAAGDVKDTFVLKYCIDKITEFIDRLNKVDTEKWTINDVVDFLQQIDEDICFSDYARKYKFEMAKNGQERNARNYELAYQHLERYAGTNKLMFSRFTTNFVDGWIQSLMSSARAKEMYPICIRQIFKAAILEYNDYDRGLIRIKTNPWLKVKIPAADVPEKRAIDPEKVREFFSAAIPESNYKLSVPELGRDVAMMIMCLAGINTVDLYHLKKADLRDGIIHYNRRKTMKFRRDHAYLEIKLPDILMPLFDKYKAGPDSPYLFMFAERYSSEDSFNANVNIGIRILCEKSLGMQKGEQYCCYTFRHTWGTVAQNNCGATLEEVGFAMNHSSAHKVTQGYIKPDYTSVSVLNQKVIDFLFFCAPEEKKKEESDGMELRISPKYQVRGEAFFRGRKIASLCDIGFNNKEEVITSLVGQLPDDIPNRCMVQFRVENVDKDQVAIYERMKGKGF, encoded by the coding sequence ATGGCAACTTTTAAAACTTGTGTTCAGAAACAGAGAAAAGATGGCTTCTATCCGGTGTATATTCGAGTGACTCATAACCGGAAGTCTGCCTATATCAAAACCGACAAATTGATAGATTCTAAAGGATTGAGTGCTGCTGGTGATGTGAAAGATACTTTTGTCCTGAAGTACTGTATTGATAAGATAACGGAATTTATTGATCGGCTTAACAAGGTTGATACGGAGAAGTGGACTATTAATGATGTAGTAGACTTTCTCCAGCAGATAGATGAAGATATTTGCTTCTCTGATTATGCTCGCAAATATAAATTTGAGATGGCTAAGAATGGACAAGAGCGAAATGCCCGGAACTATGAATTAGCTTATCAACATTTAGAGCGTTATGCTGGAACAAATAAGTTAATGTTCTCTCGATTCACAACTAATTTTGTTGATGGATGGATTCAATCTTTGATGTCAAGCGCGAGAGCTAAAGAGATGTACCCAATCTGTATTCGGCAAATATTCAAAGCTGCCATACTTGAGTATAACGATTATGACCGTGGGCTTATAAGGATAAAAACAAACCCATGGTTGAAGGTAAAAATACCTGCTGCTGATGTGCCTGAAAAACGTGCGATTGATCCTGAAAAGGTCAGAGAGTTCTTCTCTGCCGCAATACCGGAAAGCAACTATAAGTTGTCTGTCCCAGAACTTGGTAGAGATGTAGCAATGATGATAATGTGTCTTGCAGGAATTAATACGGTTGACTTGTACCATTTAAAAAAGGCAGATCTGAGAGATGGTATTATACACTATAATAGGCGCAAGACAATGAAGTTCCGTCGTGATCATGCTTATCTTGAAATTAAACTCCCTGATATACTAATGCCGCTTTTTGATAAGTACAAGGCTGGGCCTGATAGCCCCTATTTATTCATGTTTGCGGAGAGATATAGTAGTGAAGACAGTTTTAACGCTAATGTGAATATCGGTATAAGAATTCTATGTGAAAAAAGTCTGGGGATGCAAAAGGGGGAACAATATTGCTGTTATACTTTTCGGCATACGTGGGGGACTGTGGCACAAAATAATTGTGGCGCAACTCTTGAAGAAGTAGGCTTTGCAATGAATCATTCGTCTGCTCACAAGGTGACACAAGGATATATCAAACCTGATTATACTTCTGTTTCTGTTCTAAATCAGAAAGTAATTGATTTTCTTTTTTTCTGTGCACCGGAAGAAAAGAAGAAAGAAGAGAGTGATGGCATGGAACTGAGAATTTCTCCTAAATATCAGGTTAGGGGAGAAGCTTTCTTCCGTGGAAGAAAGATAGCCTCACTTTGTGATATTGGGTTTAATAATAAAGAAGAAGTTATCACTTCATTAGTTGGGCAACTCCCTGATGATATTCCGAACAGATGTATGGTACAGTTCCGGGTGGAAAATGTGGATAAGGACCAGGTAGCTATTTATGAAAGAATGAAAGGGAAAGGTTTTTAA
- a CDS encoding Y-family DNA polymerase: MFGLVDCNNFYASCERVFTPSLNGKPIVVLSNNDGCVIARSNEAKVLGIKMGVPAYQIKDLVKQHDVAVFSSNYVLYGDMSGRVMSMLAELAPEIEVYSIDEAFLNLAGIKDLQSLGANIVRKVSRGTGIPVSLGIAPTKTLAKMANKFAKKYPAYNRLCIIDTEEKREKALKLFEIGDVWGIGRRQAAKLEKQGVKTAFDFTQLPGSWVRKNMTVVGERTWKELRGISCIDMESAPPAKKQICTSRSFGKMVEDIDTMSEAIATHASACAKKLRQQKSYAMSLMVFIHTNNFREDLPQYWKNTIIKLPVPTSDTLEIVHYALEGLKSIFMPGYQYKKAGVIITEIVTSAQLGLFDTVDREKREKLMQAIDKVNGEHRHLVKLAVQGNGRDWKLKQEQLSKRYTTDINEVLTIKCK, from the coding sequence ATGTTCGGCCTTGTAGACTGTAACAACTTCTATGCGAGTTGTGAAAGGGTCTTCACCCCCTCGCTAAACGGGAAACCTATCGTTGTTTTATCAAACAATGATGGATGTGTTATAGCCAGGAGCAATGAAGCAAAAGTTCTCGGTATTAAAATGGGAGTGCCAGCTTACCAAATAAAGGATTTAGTAAAGCAACATGATGTAGCTGTATTTTCATCTAACTATGTGCTATATGGCGATATGTCCGGACGAGTGATGTCAATGTTAGCAGAGCTGGCGCCTGAAATTGAAGTCTATTCTATTGACGAAGCATTTCTCAACCTGGCGGGGATTAAAGACCTGCAATCACTCGGAGCAAACATTGTACGGAAAGTATCTCGTGGTACCGGTATACCTGTAAGTCTTGGTATTGCTCCAACCAAAACACTTGCAAAGATGGCTAACAAATTTGCAAAGAAGTATCCAGCGTATAATCGTCTCTGCATCATTGATACTGAAGAAAAGCGTGAGAAAGCATTAAAACTGTTTGAGATTGGCGATGTATGGGGGATTGGCCGTCGTCAAGCTGCAAAGTTGGAAAAACAAGGAGTGAAGACCGCTTTTGATTTTACACAACTGCCCGGCTCATGGGTTAGAAAGAATATGACCGTTGTAGGTGAACGTACCTGGAAAGAACTGAGAGGAATATCTTGCATTGATATGGAAAGTGCACCGCCTGCCAAGAAACAAATATGTACCAGCCGCTCTTTCGGTAAAATGGTAGAAGATATTGATACTATGTCTGAGGCAATCGCTACGCATGCATCTGCATGTGCGAAGAAGCTCAGACAACAAAAGTCATACGCAATGTCTCTGATGGTATTCATCCACACGAATAACTTCCGGGAAGACCTACCCCAATATTGGAAGAACACAATAATCAAACTGCCTGTACCTACGAGTGATACTCTTGAAATAGTACATTATGCTCTTGAAGGACTAAAGAGTATTTTTATGCCAGGTTATCAGTACAAGAAAGCCGGTGTTATCATTACAGAGATAGTAACAAGTGCCCAACTTGGATTATTCGACACAGTAGATCGGGAAAAACGGGAAAAGCTGATGCAAGCCATAGATAAAGTTAATGGTGAACATAGGCATCTTGTGAAATTGGCGGTTCAAGGTAACGGAAGAGACTGGAAGCTAAAACAAGAACAGCTTTCCAAGCGTTATACAACTGATATAAATGAGGTACTAACAATCAAATGTAAGTAG
- a CDS encoding SOS response-associated peptidase has product MCFHNSMSAKAIKLAARYGRKSDIVEIYQDILNEQYHVNAFNFPKYPIITSLGEIQVFNWGLIPFWTKGETNADEIRRMTLNARADTIFDKPSFREPIMNKRCIVPSTGYFEWRHEGSKKIPYYIYLKDEPIFSMAGIYDTWLDKVTGEEHTTFSIITTDTNPLTDYIHNSKHRMPAILSPEDEEKWLKSDLSKAEISSLLKPYDAKLMDAYIIENDFIKKAPTDPSILQRA; this is encoded by the coding sequence ATGTGTTTTCATAACTCCATGTCGGCAAAAGCCATTAAGCTGGCGGCCCGCTACGGCCGAAAATCGGATATAGTTGAGATATACCAAGATATTCTCAACGAACAGTATCATGTGAATGCTTTCAATTTCCCGAAATATCCAATCATCACAAGCTTGGGCGAGATTCAGGTATTCAACTGGGGGCTGATTCCTTTTTGGACGAAAGGCGAAACTAATGCTGACGAGATCCGGCGAATGACACTTAATGCCCGGGCCGACACAATATTCGATAAGCCCTCATTTCGGGAGCCAATTATGAATAAACGTTGTATTGTGCCATCGACCGGTTACTTTGAATGGAGACATGAGGGAAGTAAGAAGATACCCTACTATATTTATCTGAAAGATGAGCCTATTTTCTCTATGGCCGGAATATATGATACTTGGCTGGATAAAGTGACTGGAGAGGAACATACAACATTTTCCATCATTACGACAGATACCAATCCTTTGACTGATTATATCCACAACTCCAAGCACCGTATGCCGGCAATCTTATCTCCAGAGGATGAAGAAAAATGGTTGAAATCAGATTTATCAAAAGCAGAAATATCATCTTTATTGAAGCCCTATGATGCAAAACTGATGGACGCCTATATTATAGAGAATGACTTTATAAAAAAAGCACCAACTGATCCATCAATTTTGCAAAGAGCATAA
- a CDS encoding IS256 family transposase, whose protein sequence is MTVKNQAVPDEFLSKEFLSQFKTEADVSKFLKQLHAQVLEKMLEGEMDVHLGYEKNSVSGNNSGNSRNGKYPKKIQTEHGESVISVPRDRNGEFAPIVVPKHESRGLSIEKLVISLYAKGMSVSDIEEEMREIYEIELSTSAISVITNKVNQAALEWQNRPLDPVYLIVWMDGIVFKVRDNGKIINKTVYLCVGLKQNGLKEVLGMWVGKTESSAFWMGVLTDLKARGVQDILITCTDNLNGFTDTIRSVFPQSSTQICVVHQIRNSCKYVVYKDKKEFTADMKNIYNAPNKEAAALELDNLEKKWGGKYPYAILSWRNNWDDLTVFFQFPLEIRKIIYTTNLIENLNGKIRKYTKSKLSFPSDDAVKKTVYLSLMEIEKKWTMPISN, encoded by the coding sequence ATGACAGTAAAGAATCAAGCAGTGCCCGATGAATTTCTGAGTAAAGAATTTCTGAGCCAATTTAAAACAGAAGCCGATGTAAGCAAGTTCCTCAAACAGCTCCATGCACAAGTATTGGAGAAGATGCTTGAGGGTGAAATGGATGTTCACTTAGGTTATGAAAAGAACTCCGTAAGTGGCAACAACAGTGGCAACTCCCGTAACGGTAAATATCCCAAGAAAATCCAGACCGAACACGGTGAATCCGTCATCTCTGTTCCCCGTGACCGTAACGGTGAGTTCGCTCCTATAGTCGTCCCCAAACATGAGAGCCGTGGCTTATCCATTGAAAAACTCGTCATCTCACTCTATGCCAAAGGAATGAGTGTGTCAGACATCGAGGAAGAGATGCGAGAGATTTATGAAATCGAACTTTCCACTTCCGCCATATCCGTTATCACCAACAAGGTAAACCAGGCGGCACTGGAGTGGCAGAACCGACCTCTTGACCCTGTATATCTGATAGTATGGATGGACGGTATCGTTTTCAAGGTACGTGACAACGGAAAGATTATCAACAAGACGGTGTACCTTTGTGTCGGACTTAAACAGAACGGTTTGAAGGAAGTCTTGGGTATGTGGGTAGGCAAAACGGAAAGTTCCGCTTTCTGGATGGGTGTCCTTACCGACCTGAAGGCACGTGGAGTACAGGATATTCTTATTACCTGCACGGACAATCTGAACGGATTTACCGACACCATACGTAGCGTGTTCCCTCAATCCTCCACACAAATCTGCGTTGTGCATCAAATCAGAAACTCCTGCAAATACGTTGTTTACAAGGACAAGAAGGAGTTTACCGCTGACATGAAGAATATCTACAACGCACCCAACAAGGAAGCTGCTGCCCTTGAACTGGACAATCTGGAAAAGAAATGGGGAGGGAAATATCCTTATGCCATACTTTCATGGAGAAATAACTGGGATGATCTGACCGTGTTTTTCCAGTTCCCTTTGGAAATCAGGAAAATAATCTACACTACCAATCTCATTGAAAATCTGAACGGGAAAATCAGAAAGTACACGAAATCAAAACTTTCCTTTCCTTCTGATGATGCCGTGAAGAAAACGGTCTATCTGTCTCTGATGGAGATTGAAAAGAAATGGACGATGCCTATTTCTAATTGA
- the ppdK gene encoding pyruvate, phosphate dikinase, with protein MDKKRVYTFGNGQAEGKADMKNLLGGKGANLAEMNLIGVPVPPGFTITTEVCTEYNEMGQEKVVALLKGEVESAIARVEELMSSKFGDIENPLLVSVRSGARASMPGMMDTILNLGLNDEVVEGLTRKTGNARFAWDSYRRFVQMYGDVVLGMKPTNKEDIDPFEAIIEEVKHAKGVKLDNELEVEDLKELVKKFKAAVKEQTGKDFPACAYEQLWGAVCAVFNSWMNERAILYRKMESIPDEWGTAVNVQAMVFGNMGETSATGVCFSRDAGTGEDLFNGEYLINAQGEDVVAGIRTPQQITKVGSQRWAELAGVSEEERAAKYPSMEEAMPEIYKELDMLQTKLENHYKDMQDMEFTVQEGKLWFLQTRNGKRTGAAMVKIAMDLLHQGMIDEKTALMRCEPNKLDELLHPVFDKTALKQAKVLTRGLPASPGAATGQIVFFADDAAEWHAAGKRIIMVRIETSPEDLAGMAVAEGILTARGGMTSHAAVVARGMGKCCVSGAGALNIDYKARTVEIDGVLLKEGDYISLNGSTGVVYKGQVETKAAELSGNFAELMDLADKYTKLQVRTNADTPHDAAVARNFGAIGIGLCRTEHMFFEGEKIKAMREMILAEDAEGRRKALAKILPYQQADFKGIFQAMEGCPVTVRLLDPPLHEFVPHDLKGQQEMADAMGVSLHYIQQRVESLCEHNPMLGHRGCRLGNTYPEITQMQTRAILGAALELKKEGVETHPEIMVPLTGILYEFKEQEKVIREEAAALFAEVGDSIDFKVGTMIEIPRAALTADRIASSAEFFSFGTNDLTQMTFGYSRDDIASFLPVYLEKKILKVDPFQVLDQNGVGQLVRMATEKGRAIRPDLKCGICGEHGGEPSSVKFCHKVGLNYVSCSPFRVPIARLAAAQAAIEDLK; from the coding sequence ATGGACAAGAAAAGAGTTTATACCTTTGGTAACGGTCAGGCAGAAGGAAAAGCTGACATGAAAAATCTTTTGGGGGGTAAAGGTGCCAACCTTGCCGAGATGAACCTTATTGGGGTTCCGGTTCCTCCCGGTTTTACAATCACGACTGAAGTTTGTACCGAATATAATGAGATGGGGCAGGAAAAAGTTGTTGCCCTGTTGAAAGGCGAAGTAGAAAGCGCCATAGCAAGAGTGGAAGAATTGATGTCTTCTAAGTTCGGTGATATAGAAAATCCCTTACTGGTTTCAGTACGTTCCGGTGCTCGCGCCTCCATGCCGGGTATGATGGACACAATTCTTAATCTGGGCCTGAACGATGAAGTGGTAGAAGGATTGACACGTAAAACTGGCAATGCCCGTTTTGCATGGGACTCTTACCGTCGTTTCGTACAGATGTATGGTGACGTGGTTTTGGGTATGAAGCCGACTAATAAGGAGGATATCGATCCGTTCGAAGCTATCATTGAAGAAGTGAAGCATGCGAAAGGTGTGAAGCTGGATAACGAATTGGAAGTGGAAGACCTCAAAGAATTGGTGAAGAAGTTTAAAGCTGCCGTGAAGGAGCAAACCGGAAAAGATTTCCCGGCTTGTGCCTATGAGCAGTTGTGGGGGGCTGTTTGCGCAGTATTTAACTCTTGGATGAACGAACGTGCTATTCTGTATCGTAAGATGGAAAGCATACCCGATGAGTGGGGTACAGCTGTCAACGTACAGGCAATGGTATTCGGTAATATGGGCGAAACTTCAGCTACAGGTGTTTGCTTCAGCCGCGATGCCGGTACGGGTGAAGACTTGTTTAATGGTGAATACCTGATCAATGCACAGGGTGAAGACGTTGTGGCAGGTATCCGTACTCCGCAACAGATTACAAAGGTCGGTTCGCAACGCTGGGCAGAACTTGCAGGCGTTAGCGAAGAAGAGCGTGCAGCCAAATATCCGTCCATGGAAGAGGCTATGCCGGAAATCTACAAGGAGCTGGATATGCTGCAAACTAAATTGGAAAACCACTATAAGGATATGCAGGATATGGAGTTTACCGTTCAGGAAGGCAAGCTTTGGTTCCTCCAGACGCGTAACGGTAAACGTACCGGTGCAGCTATGGTGAAGATTGCAATGGATCTGCTGCATCAGGGGATGATTGATGAAAAAACAGCTTTGATGCGCTGTGAACCCAATAAATTGGATGAATTACTTCATCCTGTATTTGATAAGACTGCTTTGAAACAAGCTAAAGTTCTGACTCGCGGTCTTCCTGCATCTCCGGGTGCAGCTACTGGACAAATTGTGTTCTTTGCAGATGATGCTGCAGAATGGCATGCTGCCGGTAAGCGTATTATAATGGTACGTATCGAAACTTCTCCCGAAGACTTGGCCGGTATGGCAGTTGCAGAAGGTATTCTTACTGCCCGTGGCGGTATGACGTCTCATGCAGCAGTAGTGGCCCGTGGTATGGGTAAGTGTTGTGTGTCGGGTGCTGGTGCTTTGAATATTGACTATAAGGCTCGTACGGTAGAAATAGATGGCGTTCTGCTGAAAGAAGGCGATTATATTTCATTGAATGGTAGTACAGGGGTGGTTTATAAAGGTCAGGTAGAAACGAAAGCAGCTGAACTTTCAGGAAATTTCGCAGAACTGATGGATCTGGCTGATAAGTATACGAAACTTCAGGTTCGTACCAATGCGGATACGCCTCATGATGCTGCTGTGGCTCGCAACTTTGGTGCTATTGGTATCGGTCTTTGCCGTACGGAACACATGTTCTTTGAAGGTGAAAAGATTAAGGCTATGCGTGAGATGATTCTTGCGGAAGATGCAGAAGGACGTCGCAAAGCGTTGGCTAAGATATTGCCCTACCAGCAAGCTGACTTTAAGGGTATCTTCCAGGCTATGGAAGGTTGTCCGGTAACTGTTCGTCTGCTTGATCCTCCTTTGCATGAGTTCGTTCCCCACGATTTGAAAGGTCAGCAGGAAATGGCGGATGCTATGGGTGTTAGTCTGCACTATATCCAGCAACGTGTAGAATCGCTTTGCGAACATAACCCGATGTTGGGACACCGTGGATGCCGTTTGGGTAATACATATCCTGAGATTACTCAGATGCAGACGCGTGCCATTCTTGGTGCTGCTTTGGAACTGAAGAAGGAAGGCGTGGAAACACATCCGGAAATCATGGTTCCGCTGACTGGTATCCTGTATGAGTTCAAAGAACAGGAAAAGGTGATTCGTGAAGAAGCTGCTGCACTTTTCGCTGAAGTGGGTGACAGTATTGACTTTAAGGTGGGTACAATGATTGAAATACCTCGTGCTGCCTTGACTGCCGACCGTATTGCTTCTTCTGCTGAATTCTTCTCATTCGGTACGAATGACTTGACACAGATGACATTCGGTTATTCACGTGACGATATTGCTTCCTTCCTCCCGGTTTATTTGGAAAAGAAAATCTTGAAAGTAGACCCGTTCCAGGTTCTCGACCAAAACGGTGTGGGACAGCTGGTACGTATGGCTACTGAAAAAGGTCGTGCTATCCGTCCGGATTTGAAGTGCGGCATCTGTGGTGAACATGGTGGTGAGCCTTCTTCTGTGAAGTTCTGCCATAAAGTTGGTTTGAATTATGTGAGCTGTTCTCCGTTCAGAGTGCCCATAGCACGGTTAGCGGCGGCGCAGGCAGCTATTGAAGACCTGAAATAA
- the umuD gene encoding translesion error-prone DNA polymerase V autoproteolytic subunit — protein MKRNIEIHKIDISSSLPLPYADEGVRAGFPSPAQDYLEQAIDLNKELIKHPASTFYGRVVGDSMRDEGIEEGDILIIDKSLELLDDDLAVCFIDGEFTVKRVRLEPDVAWLVPSNPNYPLIKVTKENEFIVWGIVTYTIKKNRRKR, from the coding sequence ATGAAAAGGAACATAGAAATACATAAGATTGACATTTCTTCAAGTCTGCCCCTGCCTTATGCAGACGAAGGGGTTCGTGCAGGATTTCCTAGCCCGGCACAAGATTATCTTGAACAGGCAATAGATTTGAATAAGGAGCTCATAAAGCATCCGGCCAGCACATTTTACGGCCGTGTTGTTGGTGACTCAATGCGCGATGAAGGCATTGAAGAAGGAGACATTCTCATAATTGATAAATCGTTGGAATTGCTGGATGACGATCTGGCTGTTTGTTTTATAGATGGCGAGTTTACCGTTAAGAGAGTTCGATTAGAGCCGGATGTCGCATGGTTGGTACCATCCAATCCTAATTACCCATTGATAAAAGTCACAAAAGAAAATGAATTTATAGTCTGGGGTATCGTTACCTACACAATAAAAAAGAATCGGAGAAAAAGATAA
- a CDS encoding DUF6965 family protein, which yields MAYNYDEESVKALINWAETAQLPQEVTLSEAEHITDTKIYVRANINDIKQHYPDAFYNPAIDRLYRLKEFVEGTAE from the coding sequence ATGGCATACAATTATGATGAAGAGAGCGTAAAAGCTCTAATTAACTGGGCTGAGACCGCGCAGTTACCCCAAGAGGTAACTTTAAGTGAGGCTGAACATATTACCGACACCAAGATATATGTTCGTGCTAATATCAACGACATTAAGCAACATTACCCAGATGCATTCTATAACCCAGCAATTGACCGACTTTATAGACTGAAGGAATTCGTAGAAGGGACGGCGGAGTAA
- a CDS encoding RluA family pseudouridine synthase yields MAKGKIVARARTQYTDYTVNEPMELMEFLAAKMPDASRTKLKSLLSKRVVFVDSVITTQYNFPLKPGMKVQISRDKGKKEFHNNLLKIVYEDAYIIVVEKMQGLLSVSSERQKERTAYHILNEYVQRSNGRGNSVYIVHRLDRDTSGLMMFAKDEKTQRTLRDNWHEIVTDRRYVAVVTGEMEKNAGCVISWLTDRTLYVYSSPTDDGGQKAITHYRTIKRANGYSLVELDLETGRKNQIRVHMQDLGHPIIGDGRYGIEDVNPIGRLALHAFKLCFYHPVTGELMKFETPYLNEFKKLFLKK; encoded by the coding sequence GTGGCAAAAGGAAAAATAGTAGCGCGAGCCCGCACCCAATATACGGACTACACAGTAAACGAACCGATGGAACTTATGGAGTTTCTGGCAGCCAAGATGCCGGATGCCAGCCGTACCAAACTAAAATCATTGCTCAGCAAGCGAGTGGTATTCGTAGACAGTGTGATAACCACTCAATATAATTTCCCGTTAAAACCGGGTATGAAAGTACAAATCAGTCGTGATAAAGGCAAGAAAGAATTCCATAATAACCTGCTGAAGATTGTATATGAGGATGCATATATCATAGTGGTGGAAAAGATGCAAGGCCTGCTGTCAGTCAGCAGTGAACGCCAGAAGGAACGTACAGCATATCATATTCTAAATGAATATGTTCAACGCTCTAATGGACGTGGTAACAGCGTGTACATCGTTCATCGCCTCGATCGTGACACTTCCGGACTGATGATGTTTGCAAAGGATGAAAAAACGCAGCGCACATTGCGCGACAACTGGCATGAGATTGTAACCGACCGTCGCTATGTAGCCGTAGTCACAGGAGAAATGGAAAAGAATGCAGGTTGTGTCATATCCTGGCTTACTGATCGTACGCTTTATGTTTATTCCAGTCCAACAGATGACGGAGGGCAGAAAGCAATCACACACTATCGCACAATTAAGCGTGCCAACGGTTATTCTCTTGTAGAGTTGGATCTTGAGACCGGTCGTAAGAACCAAATTCGTGTGCACATGCAGGACTTAGGGCATCCTATTATTGGTGATGGCCGCTACGGAATAGAAGACGTAAACCCCATTGGACGCTTGGCCCTTCATGCTTTCAAGCTTT
- the rlmD gene encoding 23S rRNA (uracil(1939)-C(5))-methyltransferase RlmD gives MARNRKELPLLEKVTITDVAAEGKAIAKVNDLVIFVPYVVPGDVVDLQIKRKKHHYAEAVVVKFHEYSRERAVPFCQHYGVCGGCKWQVLPYSEQIKYKQKQVTDNLTRIGKIELPEISPILGSEKTQFYRNKLEYTFSNKRWLTEEEIKQNVVYEQMNAVGFHIPNAFDKVLAIEKCWLQDDISNRIRNAIRDYAYEHNYSFINLRTQEGMLRNMIIRTSTTGELMVILIAKIEEEGEELRLFKQLLQYVADTFPEITSLLYIINNKRNDTITDLDVYTFKGKDHIFEEMEGLRFKIGPKSFYQTNSEQAYNLYKIARNFAGLTGKELVYDLYTGTGTIANFVSKQARQVIGIEYVPEAIEDAKVNAEINGIKNTLFFAGDMKDMLTQDFINQYGRPDVIITDPPRAGMHQDVVDVILFAEPKRIVYVSCNPATQARDLQLLDVKYKVKAIQPVDMFPHTHHVENVVLLELRNED, from the coding sequence GTGGCAAGAAATAGAAAAGAGCTTCCTCTACTGGAGAAAGTGACAATAACGGATGTGGCTGCCGAAGGAAAAGCCATCGCAAAGGTTAATGATTTGGTTATTTTCGTACCTTATGTCGTTCCCGGAGATGTAGTAGACCTGCAAATTAAGAGAAAAAAGCATCATTATGCTGAAGCTGTAGTAGTGAAGTTCCACGAATATTCTCGTGAAAGAGCTGTCCCATTTTGCCAACATTATGGCGTATGTGGCGGTTGCAAATGGCAAGTTCTTCCCTATTCTGAGCAAATCAAGTACAAGCAAAAACAAGTAACGGACAACCTTACCCGCATCGGAAAAATCGAACTTCCGGAAATTTCTCCGATCCTCGGTTCAGAGAAAACACAATTCTACAGAAATAAACTGGAGTACACATTTTCTAACAAACGTTGGTTGACGGAAGAAGAAATAAAACAAAACGTGGTATACGAACAGATGAATGCCGTAGGTTTCCATATCCCCAACGCTTTCGATAAAGTACTGGCTATAGAGAAGTGCTGGTTACAAGATGACATATCCAACCGTATCCGCAATGCCATACGTGATTATGCTTACGAACACAATTATTCCTTCATCAACCTTCGCACACAGGAAGGCATGTTGCGCAACATGATCATCCGCACATCTACCACCGGAGAATTAATGGTTATCCTCATAGCTAAAATAGAAGAAGAGGGAGAAGAATTAAGATTATTCAAGCAACTCCTGCAATATGTAGCAGATACATTCCCTGAAATCACCTCTCTCCTATACATTATTAATAATAAACGTAATGATACCATTACCGACCTGGATGTGTACACTTTCAAGGGGAAAGATCACATCTTCGAAGAGATGGAAGGATTACGCTTCAAAATAGGTCCTAAATCATTCTATCAGACAAACTCCGAACAAGCATACAATCTTTATAAGATAGCACGCAACTTCGCCGGACTGACCGGTAAGGAGCTGGTTTACGATCTTTATACAGGTACAGGAACCATTGCCAACTTTGTTTCCAAACAAGCCCGCCAGGTTATTGGTATCGAATATGTACCCGAAGCTATCGAAGATGCAAAGGTAAATGCAGAAATCAACGGGATTAAGAATACATTATTCTTTGCCGGTGATATGAAAGACATGCTGACTCAGGATTTTATCAATCAATATGGCCGCCCGGATGTTATCATTACTGATCCTCCGCGTGCAGGAATGCATCAGGATGTGGTAGATGTTATCCTGTTTGCCGAACCGAAACGTATCGTATATGTAAGTTGCAATCCTGCCACACAGGCACGCGATCTGCAACTGCTCGACGTAAAATATAAAGTAAAAGCCATACAACCGGTAGATATGTTCCCCCACACCCACCACGTAGAAAACGTAGTGCTCCTGGAATTAAGAAATGAAGACTGA